The DNA window CGACCGAGTTGCAACCGAGCAGACTCACGCCGCGCAGGATGAATGGCATGACGCTGGCGTGAAGTTCATGGCCGCCGGCGAGTCCGATGGCGGCGATGTTGCCGCCGGGCGCCATGGTGCGGGTGATTTGGGCCAGCAGGTCGCCGCCGACCGTGTCGATTGCGCCGCCCCATTGCGCCTTTTCCAGCGGGCGCTTGGCCTCGGCCAGCGCCTCGCGGTCGAGGACGCGGTTGGCGCCGAGACCTCGCAGCCAGCCATGCAGGGCGGGTTTGCCTGAGATGGCGACGACCTCGTAACCGAGCCGGGCGAAGAGGGCGATGGCCATCGAACCGACCCCACCGCTAGCCCCAGTGATCAGAATCGGACCCAGTTCCGGGCGCTGACCGTTGGTCAGCATGCGGTGCGCGGCCAGTGCCGCCGTGAAGCCGGCGGTGCCCAGGATCATGGCCGAGGCGGCATCGAGTCCGTCCGGGAGCGGCAACAGCCAGTCGCCGGGGACGCAGAGGATCTCGGCATAACCGCCGTCATGATCGAAACTCATGCCCCAGCCGGTGGCGATCACGGCA is part of the Thiocystis violascens DSM 198 genome and encodes:
- a CDS encoding YhdH/YhfP family quinone oxidoreductase; this encodes MKRYSAFRIHRDDRGHHAGIETLTQPEPAAGEVLIRVSHSSVNYKDALAGTGQGKILRTFPLVGGIDAAGRVERSNHPDFQPGDAVIATGWGMSFDHDGGYAEILCVPGDWLLPLPDGLDAASAMILGTAGFTAALAAHRMLTNGQRPELGPILITGASGGVGSMAIALFARLGYEVVAISGKPALHGWLRGLGANRVLDREALAEAKRPLEKAQWGGAIDTVGGDLLAQITRTMAPGGNIAAIGLAGGHELHASVMPFILRGVSLLGCNSVDIPSPLRAELWRHLASDWRPARLETMVTETIDLEGLSEVFARMLAGRTHGRILVRME